DNA sequence from the Cucumis melo cultivar AY chromosome 6, USDA_Cmelo_AY_1.0, whole genome shotgun sequence genome:
GCTCTCAAGAGATGGAAATGGtgaagaaataaaattaaaaagaatacaCAAATGAGTATGGAGCTCATAATAATCTACAGCAAATTCAAGTACTATGCTGTGTTAAACCAATACGACGGCCACGCCACCCAACACCGCCGCAACAGCCGCCTTGTACCCACCTTGATAGATGGACAATCCCGCGTTAGGCGGCGGAGACGACGGCGGGGATGGACCTGGAGCTGGAGCTGGAGGCGGTGAAGACATTGGGCCTGGACTTTCGCTTGGAGGCGATGGTGGGCTGTCGGGCATTGGGCCTGGGGCTGGGCTCAGTTCCATTGGCGGCGGAGATGCCATCATCGGTGGGGGGGTGGCGGAAGGAGTCGCTGCCGGTGGAGTTGAGATGCTAGGCGGGGGTGAAGCTGCAGGGGGAGGTGTGGTCGGGGGAAGTGCTACTGGCGGTGGGGTTGACGGGGGAGGTGCGGCGGAGGAGGCGGGACCTGGAGAAGGGGAGGGAGATTGAGCAATGGAGgaggaaaagagagaaagaagagagagGAGGAGCACGAGCATGGCACGTGCGGAAGCCATAGCTGGGAAGAAAGTGAAGcagaagaaaggagaaagatTGAAGCGAGGGAGAAGATGGGGGAAAATCATTAATATataaagaggaagaagaaaaagaaaaagataaaaggaaAGTTCATAGAGCCAAATTTAATCTTACCCATCActctattcttttttccatgCTACCTACTCTAACCCTTTCCAAATTCCAACACGTCATcgctttatttttttttagagattTTTACACAGATGACCCAATAACATTAACGTTAATGTTGAGTGACTTAATTCTAAAACATCAATGAAAATTATCTTTCTACTTACGTCCTAAAGCATCCCAAGTGCATTATCTTATTGCATTACGGATATTTCACTTATCGTAAAATGGTCGAAGTTCTAgtgtaattttgtttttaaccACTTGTTGGTTAGTcgttgattttaaaaaaaatgtgttaGAGCTTCGAATATTTTGTGATGGAGTGACGTCTCTCCTCCTTAACAtcaacaaaatgttgattttcattcttttttagAATTCTATTATTTTGCATTAACACCTTAAAGATCCAGACATtcgtataaaaaaatttctattttcagataggttaaattacaaattttgaaCTTTATTCAATTTTAGTTCATATACATTCAAAAAATCCTAAATTTAATCTTCACCGATAGTTTATTgctgatttcttttttttattattagtattttaactctaacattttaaaatatattctataatatttttttatgtgGAAAAGATATTATTATTTGCTCAATTTGGATTAAatacaattaaatttaaaatttattaaaatatcaaaacaaaaattgTACATTTGAAACATACAAACTAAAATTGAACCAACCACATAATAGTTTTTAAGATATCAATTTAGATTTTTCAATTAATACAATTAGATATCagaaatacaaataaaaagaaagaaaaatagttttaaccacaaaatatttttctttttaaaaaaaaaaaactaaaaagtgaaagaaaagtatttttattaaaaaaaaattctttttggtatttaatttaattttatttattggtCCTATtacaatttagaatccattAAATTAATTTCTTTCCCCAAATTGCCCTCCATCCCCTATTGGCCTATTTCACAAAAATCATTCCTTTCTCATACACTTTCTTTGTTATCCAATTATCAAATCCAATGCCTTTGTTTcacacaaataataataataataataacaataataaaatcaattggTCATGTTTGTCTAAAATCAACCAATCAAATTTATTTGgtaaaaatgttttaaattatttttttttataaaaaaaatacatacatatatatatatatatatgaaaaatgcATGCATATAGCCCACAAATGGTCTAGACTACTTTCTAAAAGGAATACTTTAAAGTATAGTTctatgtaataaaaaaaaaaattctaaaacttAGTGCCCTCCACTTGTAATATCATTTTCttcctaaataaataaaagagagagagaaaggacCCTTGAGGACAAATGCAAATGagtaacaaaaaataaaaagtgttatatatatatatatgtgtgtgttaaaataaatcaaaatatttataaatatagccaGCGAGAAATATTAGTAGACTGTTATCGTTTATTACTGATAGATATTGACAAACAGTGACATTATGTTACTTAACGTTTactatttataatagttttttcatttaaaacataTATACAATTAAAATGGATAAAGTATCATTTTAGTCTTcgtattttcaaatttgttgtATACTTTCCAATTTTAGTTCTATcgttttaattaaaatattaagtTTAGCTCCTCAAACTTATTTTTGTATTGAAATTGGTTAAATAATGATGACGATTTTAATGTAAGAAAGTGTAATATGTGcaatatattttcaaaagagCTTTAACTTAACTGAAACATCATCGGTATGTACTAAAAACTAAGAGGCTTTAGATTAATTTTCTCACAACGAAAACGTCAGACTAATATTTATTCAAAATACAAAAACTAATATTAAATTGATTTAATAAACTtccaaatatattgaaaaaaaaaaaagaagaagaagaagaagaagaagataataCAATGTGAGGAATAGGACATTTCCACACAAAGGCTAAACTTTATTCATATATATGTCAAAAAGAATTGTGGGGTTTGCAATAAGAATGAAAACCACTCAACAAAAACTTAATATATTGATATTATATAAATGGTCTATATATTGACCACTAAGAACAGTGACTTCAACCTTAAAATCATCACATACAAAACTAAAATTCCTCTTTAAATGAGTATAATGCATGATTGTAAGTCTCATTGTTTCATTCTCATTCATGATTTTATATACACATAATACCCACAAACTTTctagtgtttttttttaatgtgtcACTTTTTTTCTCTATATATTTTAATACATTCATAACTTCTTAAGAAATTGTATTAAATTCAGTTGAAATTATTTGTGAGTTTGATGTATTGCAGTTATTTCAACAAAAAGTTGCATATCAATCATTTATTGCTGGTtcaatttttgttattgttGATGGTTTTTTCTTGACCTGATGTGGAGTCAAAAGTTAAACTTATAACCTCATAGTCGAGATTATAAGTTTTATATGGTAATTGTGGTTTAGGTaaagattttctttttaagtcaattaattttgctttttaaaatttttaaaattgatggttttttttaaataaatttttttatgctctactttttgcaaaaaaaagaaaagaaaaaagaatattttctttaaaaaaatgtaaaagtaGAACTATAACTCatattctttatacataaaaataaaaagtactttTTATTAGTGGTGAAAGTTTAGCAAAGTATTGAAAAGTAAAAACTTGAAATTTGTGGTGATTGTATTCATCTCCCATTTAGCCATTGACTTTATAGAGCACAAGTCATTAGTGGACCATAcatacattataatatatatatatatatatatatatatatatatatatatattatagaggACCAtataaattttgataaaatgcaCAACCACATGGAATAATCTAGAAAAAGCCCCCATGGTTTAATATAATCCTCTATGTGCATGTACACCATACCTATATTCTACTcacttcttttttatttgtcaCCTTGACGATCAACCTGATAGATCAAAAAATCGAGTCGATCAGTCGCATCGAAGATAGTTAATCGGGTGGAGAAAAGGAGAGGTAAGTTCGTGTTGATTTGGAAAATTCCAAattgacaattttaaaataataaagttGGTTAACTGACCGATTTTTACTCCTCGATGGTTGAGGTTGGTTTAAACATTTGCTAGGCCGTAGTCAGTTTTATGGTCTGATTTGTTCGGAAAACTCACTTAGACTGATTGTAGTAAGTTTAGTCTGTGAAAATACTTCTTATTATGCCTATCTtgctataaaatttaaataatgtcTAATATATCCCTGAATTTTTAATCATGTTCGAGAAGTTATTAATTTCttagatataaaattaaaagtttaagagCTTATTAGACCAGTTTTTTAATCGGTTAACTTCAAGATCCATTAAAATACTTTAGACACAAATTGAGTATTTAGAGactaaatttattatattaGCTGACTAAAATAACTCACGAACCTATAAATAGAATAATGAatattgatttaaaattttgaattatactTATGGTATATCTATCTCATTCTCGACAATAACACATATATTGATAATCCTCTTTTATCAACTACCACTTTATAAAACCAAATCCAAATACAATTTAACTGACTAAGACGTATTTGTTTAAATCCGACCACGACATTTGAACTAAGAAGTACTTAATTAGTCAAAGATATATCAATAGtgcataattaattaacatCTTCATTACACAAATAACAATCCTAGGAAAGCAGTTGAAGAATatccaaaaaaaattaaaataattactaAAATCATCTTATTCTTTTATGGAATAACGTTTAAatcaataattataattaaaaaatagaaataaattaccttcttaaatttctaaatttcaaacttgtggatttggtttttgaattttaaaaatatacatttcTTTCGGTCTTTGTGAATACAAAAACAAATCAATTTgatgaatttttaaaatatatttttcgtatttatgaattttttaaaataagtttaaaaagcAATTCAAAtaactttatatttttattttaaacaattatCCGACgttttaaattaaagaaaataatttctaaaacttATATATTCTCCAAAACTATCCAACACACATATTCTTTAAAACTTGGTGAGTAAAAAATGTCGAAATTTgtatgcattttttttcttcgtCGTGATTTTAAAAAAAGGTTCATTAAAGAAGTAGTATTTTTGCATTTAAATCTTTGAAtacaaatatatacataatatatatatatatatatatatatatatttaaaattgtaAGTTTGTTCATGTTCTATGGTTCTTGGTGTAGCCATCTGTGTGGCTAAGATTCAAAATGCTCAAAAGAACATATAGAGAGagaatctctctctctccctctaaACAATTCATGTGCCCCAAAGACAAAGAGGGCCATGTCACACAAAAGCAAGTACCATTCCAGCCAAGCATCCAATTTTCATCGACGTGACAAGTCAGGTTTGTCCTTAAGGTTAAATTAGATATTTATCAAACTAAAAAGTCGAGACCATGCtttaaatattacaaaatgaacaaatttacttcacaaatataacaaaattttactttttttatttttttatgtataGTAGCTAAAATATAAAGTAGTGAAGTTTAGGGTTTGTgcgttaaaaaaaaaaaatgtaatgacAGAAAGCTTTagatttttgaaaagaaaagaaaataaagagtACTTTAAATTTGGACTTTACTGAAAGGTGCAATCAAAATGTGTTTAGACCAAAATGAGtatataataaaaagaaataaatacgTGCTTTtcactttaaaattttagtgATGTATTTTAAGTTTCATTCAATactaattttttatattttaaaaatgtgcCATTTTAATCAAGtcttgaaatttctataaaaaaaaaataatgtaaatatgttttcaaaattatacaaagaaaactagtgagttttttttttttttctaaagaaagaaaagaataacaataaactaattattattttaagttataaaaaaaataaagattaatTCTAAAATTCATCAAATGTATAAAGATTAAATTTAAACGTCAACTAATATAGggactaaaataaaatagaacaaattaatattttaacctagtttctttatatatatatatacatatacatatacaaagacagtattaaaattatttacaaagtaTAGTAAAATCTACAAATTCTATGCAgtctatttaaatttttttgttatattttataaatagtttcaattttttgcTATCCACAACTATTCTCCTTTATGTTTTGCTATAttatgtaaataattttaatattttattttttttactatccCATCTAAAATTTTTGAAGATTGAGATtaagaattttcttttaaaaaaaataatataagacTGATTTCCaatgaaattttgaaatagaaaatatatgttaataataatatacatCAAATTGACATGTAATAGAAATTTAttgaataattatttaaaatttgtaacaaaatatcaaatttgaaCAATTAAAATAGAATATAAAGTTTATAAGTTTCCCTTGGAAATATTGTCAAATTAGAAAGAGAAGTGGTTGTGATGTGATGTGTAACAAATATAAGAATTTATACACAAATTATTAAGATCTTATGTAATAATAATTGaataattatgaaaaataaaattacatatGCATAAAGTTTTGCTACTCTTATGGATTTGGAAATTAATTGTTATCTAtaaaatgttatatatatatatatatatatataatttttgtcACTATATGAaattaacaataaataaatagtttgatataaaTATGCATTTATGAATTGAGGTGCCAACAAACAAATTAGTTAAATCAAATTGTCATGCCAATAAATGTCCACTTAGAAATTAGATATTATGAGATTTTactcaaattttttaaaaagataattacacaaattttaaaattagaaataaatatataaagagtgataaaatatttaaaggtttttttaaaaaaaaaaactagaaaaaaatgaaaaaaaatattttttcttaatttttcagtgaaacgtaaatattttatcaattttttatttttagcaaTGTCTCTTAAAATTGAGATGAgcacaaataaaaaaaagaaaaaaattcaagtcgctttcaataaaataaaaaggttGAAACATCTTATAAACATGACTAAAATCGGATCCAATTTAGGGATATATCGATTGTTTATCGTGATTTGCGTAGAAATATCATTTTCTAGAAGGAAAAAAATCTTGTGGTCAAGAAAACCATGATTTATTTTAAGATATGATGTATTTATGATTAAAATATCATTAGGATTTGATTAATGGTTAATATAAATATGTTATTTAGATTTGTATGAAAAGCATTATTAATCCACCCCTACCCTGAGTACTAATACATGTAATCATTATTTTATATTACTTTAATGTAAATATCATATGAAAATAATCTACGAACTGTCCGTAAGTTATGAGATTAAATTACAACCATCAAATAACAAAGCTCGTTGTCGTCGATTCTTTGTAGGGATTCGAGATCAACGTTGATGATCACTCAAAATCAAAGATTACAGTATCGATATAATTAAGCATTTCAATATATAGATACGTAATGTCTCTATACTTACACTAGGACATGATTAcatcatttaataaattaagaatGGGATCAATCAtgtcaaaaatttaaaaatatgatTTTGTAACAAACTTCGTATTTCAGGCATGGGTCGATAATCACGTTCtcttaaaatgaaaaataataatttagtagtaaaaaaaaaaagaaagagagtgaGTGAGTGATGGTTATGGCTCCAAATAGAAATATCTAAATATTGAAGAAGGGGACACTCGAATACAAAAAGAATAGACATGTTTTTGGATGGATTAATGATCACATGTGCCCTAACAATATCCCAATAACAAAACAACACTTCTCATTACCTTCTTACAGCCTTGCTATCTTGTTTCCTTtccaatttaaaaaaaaaaaaaaaaaaaattgtagacaTTGATTTTTTTCCTAATCCAAttaaaggcaaaaaaaaaaaaaaaaaaaaaattgttgaaatgaGTTGAGTATTATATAGACACCTTTTGTATTTCGATATACATGTTACGACACTACCGTTGCATGATCAATGGATGAAGTCAAACTATgtaaaaactatttacaaaatataataaaatttcaaagtctatcattgataggcAATGAGAGATGTCATCAGACTTTTATTagtgtctatcattaataggtgttttttttttttttttttgtttattttaccGTATTTAGAAACtgattaagtatataacaatatttttttaaagaattttaaatataataaaatctattCGTGTTAAACATATATAGTTGAAATATGGAGAATTAGATCTACATTTTGTAGATTGCTATATTGGCCattgaaaaaaaagagagtATGTTTGGAATGTGGTAATGGGCCATAGATTTAAGAAATGGAAGGCCCAGGAGCCCAATGGTCCGTTTTGATTGTTGAAGTCCATTTAGTTTATGGATCAGCCCAGCCcacgacataaaaaaaaaaaagaaggctttTAGCTATTCGAGTCGAACAAACCCGACCGGACCCAAATCGATCTTCAAAACTTTCAACCCGAAAACTGATAGTGGATAAGAGTTCATCTCCATCATCTccaaagagagaaagaagaagaaatacagACAAGTTCACTGCCATGATTCTCTCTCTTTATCTCTAATTCTCTTTCATTTTAGAAGCTCCAATTCCTTCATCAATGGCCTCCAAGATTCTTCCTCAGGTACCTtccttctctcttctttttaaCATTCTCACTTAATTCCCCATTCTCATCTTCATCACACTTCTTGTTTTCAAGGCCGTAATTTCTATTCCAAGAAACCCCAATCAATGTCCACCAAGAAGATTAGGGTTTTGTTCTGCAGTTTCTGGTACTCGTGTTTCGTTTTCTACTCTTTCCTCTAGTTCAATCGGCTCCCATTTTCGTCATACTGTTTCGGCGCCGTTGAAACGGGCGTTTGTTGTGAGAGCTGAGGCGAATCCCGAAGCGGAGTCGGCAGCTGAAGAAGCTCCTGAAGCTGAAGTAGAAGCAGCAGTGGAGTCTGATGCTCAGCCTGAGGAGGAGAAGCCGTCGAGAAAGCCTCGTGTTAAGCTCGGAGATGTAATGGGGGTAATTATTCTTTCCTTTCTTCGAACTAAGGAGCACATTTTTTTCAGTTTCGAAGCATTTCTGCAACCGGAAATGTAGTTTTGTACTggttctttttaattattttcaattaTTCCAAATAAT
Encoded proteins:
- the LOC107990965 gene encoding glycine-rich protein 23-like, producing the protein MDNPALGGGDDGGDGPGAGAGGGEDIGPGLSLGGDGGLSGIGPGAGLSSIGGGDAIIGGGVAEGVAAGGVEMLGGGEAAGGGVVGGSATGGGVDGGGAAEEAGPGEGEGD
- the LOC103490850 gene encoding 50S ribosomal protein L19, chloroplastic, translating into MASKILPQAVISIPRNPNQCPPRRLGFCSAVSGTRVSFSTLSSSSIGSHFRHTVSAPLKRAFVVRAEANPEAESAAEEAPEAEVEAAVESDAQPEEEKPSRKPRVKLGDVMGILNKRAIEASEKERPIPDIRTGDIVELKLEVQENRRRLSVYRGIVISKQNAGIHTTIRIRRIIAGVGVEIVFPLYSPNIREIKVVSHRKVRRARLYYLRDKLPKLSTFK